In Schlegelella aquatica, one DNA window encodes the following:
- a CDS encoding alpha/beta hydrolase family protein, with product MERIELDTPAGATLAVRLFRPDSQSCDPRAAVVIGPAMGVRQDYYREFAAWLAEQGFLVATFDYRGVGDSRPARWQRSLRGFEADLYDWAHDYDAVVAEVARRAGPVPLFLVGHSLGAQLPGMLTQRDRIAGMLSIAAGSGYWRDNAPRVRRAVLLFWHVIVPVATHLCGYFPGRRLRKIGDIPRGVMLQWRRWCLHPRYHVGAEGEAVRRAFETARFPVVAWSIADDELMTERGTRALMELYAAAPKRLERITPADVSARRIGHFGFFREQFRPTLWMRAVQLFQCFPSHGLETT from the coding sequence ATGGAACGCATCGAACTGGACACCCCGGCCGGGGCGACGCTCGCCGTGCGCCTGTTCCGACCGGACTCGCAGTCGTGCGACCCGCGCGCCGCCGTCGTGATCGGCCCGGCGATGGGCGTGCGTCAGGACTATTACCGCGAGTTCGCCGCCTGGCTGGCCGAGCAGGGGTTTCTCGTCGCCACCTTCGACTACCGGGGGGTGGGCGACTCGAGGCCGGCCCGCTGGCAGCGCAGCCTGCGCGGCTTCGAGGCGGATCTGTACGACTGGGCGCACGACTACGATGCGGTCGTCGCCGAGGTCGCGCGGCGGGCGGGCCCCGTGCCGCTCTTTCTCGTGGGACACAGCCTGGGGGCGCAACTGCCCGGGATGCTGACACAGCGCGACCGCATCGCGGGGATGCTGTCGATCGCCGCGGGCAGCGGCTACTGGCGCGACAACGCGCCGCGCGTGCGCCGCGCGGTGCTGCTGTTCTGGCACGTGATCGTGCCGGTGGCCACCCATTTGTGCGGCTACTTTCCCGGCCGGCGCCTGCGCAAGATCGGCGACATCCCGCGAGGCGTGATGCTGCAATGGCGCCGCTGGTGCCTGCACCCCCGCTACCATGTGGGCGCGGAGGGCGAGGCCGTGAGGCGCGCCTTCGAAACGGCGCGTTTTCCGGTGGTGGCCTGGTCCATCGCCGACGACGAGCTGATGACCGAGCGCGGCACCCGCGCGCTGATGGAGCTGTACGCGGCGGCCCCCAAGCGGCTCGAACGCATCACGCCGGCCGATGTCAGCGCCCGTCGCATCGGGCATTTCGGATTCTTTCGCGAGCAGTTCCGCCCGACGCTGTGGATGCGTGCGGTGCAACTGTTCCAATGCTTTCCCTCACACGGATTGGAGACGACATGA
- a CDS encoding 3-hydroxyacyl-CoA dehydrogenase/enoyl-CoA hydratase family protein codes for MSRFQVRKVAVLGAGVMGAQIAAHLVNVKVPVVLFDLPAKEGPKNGIVTRAVEGLKKLKPSPLGVPEDAALIQQANYEEHLELLKDCDLVIEAIAERMDWKLDLYKKIAPYVAPHAIVASNTSGLSITKLSEALPEEIKPRFCGIHFFNPPRYMYLVELIPTPATRADILDQLETFVTTSVGKGVVRAKDTPNFIANRVGIAGMLATIIEAEKFGLSYDVVDDLTGKKLGRASSGTFRTADVVGLDTMAHVIKTLQDNLADDPFYPTYQTPPVLAKLIEQGALGQKSGAGFYKKVGKDILRLDPAKGEYVPSGAKADEIIGRILKKPGAERLKLLRESSNPQAQFLWSIFRDGFHYCAVHLESIADSARDVDFAIRWGFGWKQGPFELWQEAGWKQVAQWIQEDIEAGKALSKAPLPAWVFDGRDGVHRPEGSWSPAKKTYVPRSDLAVYRRQFFPENVLGSGAVTPHQAGKTLHEDDSVRLWTLDDEVVILSIKTKMHAIGPGVVQGLLQAVDLAERQYKGVVVWSPDEPFSAGADLQAMLPAFMAGGAKAIEPEEKKLQDAMLRLRYANVPTVAAIRGMALGGGCELAVYCAKRVAAMESYIGLVEVGVGLIPGAGGLTYIARRAAEMASAGNAGADILTFVKDGFTSAAMAKVGTSAIESRKLGFLLDDDVIVPNKDELLYVAIQQAKAMFESGYRAPLKRLFPVAGRSGVATIKGQLVNMRDGGFISQHDFHIASLIADVVCGGEVEAGSLVSEEYLMALERKHFCSLLNHPKTQERIMGMLQTGKPVRN; via the coding sequence GTGAGTCGTTTCCAAGTCCGCAAAGTCGCCGTGCTCGGTGCCGGCGTGATGGGCGCACAGATCGCCGCCCATCTGGTCAACGTCAAGGTGCCGGTCGTGCTGTTCGACCTGCCCGCCAAGGAGGGCCCGAAGAACGGCATCGTCACCCGGGCGGTCGAAGGGCTCAAGAAGCTCAAGCCCTCGCCGCTGGGTGTGCCCGAGGACGCGGCGCTCATCCAGCAGGCCAACTACGAGGAGCACCTCGAGCTCCTGAAAGACTGCGATCTGGTGATCGAGGCGATCGCCGAGCGCATGGACTGGAAGCTGGACCTGTACAAGAAGATCGCGCCCTACGTGGCGCCGCACGCGATCGTCGCGTCCAACACCTCGGGCCTGTCGATCACGAAGCTGTCCGAAGCGCTGCCGGAGGAGATCAAGCCGCGCTTTTGCGGCATCCACTTCTTCAATCCGCCGCGCTACATGTACCTGGTCGAGCTGATCCCGACCCCGGCCACGCGCGCAGACATCCTCGACCAGCTCGAGACTTTCGTGACCACCAGCGTCGGCAAGGGCGTGGTGCGCGCCAAGGACACGCCCAACTTCATCGCCAACCGCGTGGGCATCGCCGGCATGCTGGCCACCATCATCGAGGCGGAGAAGTTCGGCCTCAGCTACGACGTGGTGGACGACCTCACGGGCAAGAAGCTCGGCCGCGCCAGCTCCGGCACCTTCCGCACGGCCGACGTGGTGGGCCTGGACACGATGGCGCACGTCATCAAGACGCTGCAGGACAACCTGGCCGACGATCCGTTCTACCCCACCTACCAGACGCCGCCGGTGCTGGCCAAGCTCATCGAGCAGGGCGCGCTGGGGCAAAAGAGCGGTGCGGGCTTCTACAAGAAGGTCGGCAAGGACATCCTGCGCCTGGACCCGGCCAAGGGCGAGTACGTCCCCTCCGGTGCCAAGGCCGACGAGATCATCGGCCGCATCTTGAAGAAGCCGGGGGCGGAACGCTTGAAGCTGCTGCGCGAGTCCAGCAACCCGCAGGCGCAGTTCCTGTGGTCGATCTTCCGCGACGGCTTCCACTACTGCGCGGTGCACCTGGAGTCGATCGCCGACAGCGCGCGTGACGTGGACTTCGCCATCCGCTGGGGCTTCGGCTGGAAGCAGGGGCCCTTCGAGCTGTGGCAGGAGGCCGGCTGGAAGCAGGTCGCCCAGTGGATCCAGGAGGACATCGAGGCCGGCAAGGCGCTCTCGAAGGCGCCGCTGCCCGCGTGGGTGTTCGACGGCCGCGACGGCGTGCACAGGCCCGAGGGCTCGTGGTCCCCGGCCAAGAAGACCTACGTGCCGCGCAGCGACCTCGCGGTCTACCGCCGCCAGTTCTTCCCGGAGAACGTGCTCGGCTCGGGCGCGGTGACGCCGCACCAAGCCGGCAAGACGCTGCACGAGGACGACTCGGTGCGCCTGTGGACGCTGGACGACGAGGTCGTGATCCTCAGCATCAAGACGAAGATGCATGCCATCGGGCCGGGCGTCGTGCAAGGGCTCTTGCAGGCGGTGGACCTGGCCGAGCGCCAGTACAAGGGTGTGGTGGTCTGGTCGCCGGACGAGCCGTTCTCGGCGGGCGCCGACTTGCAGGCCATGCTGCCCGCCTTCATGGCCGGTGGCGCCAAGGCGATCGAGCCGGAAGAGAAGAAGCTGCAGGATGCGATGCTGCGCTTGCGCTACGCCAACGTGCCGACGGTGGCCGCGATCCGCGGCATGGCGCTTGGCGGCGGCTGCGAGCTGGCCGTCTACTGCGCCAAGCGCGTCGCGGCGATGGAAAGCTACATCGGTCTGGTCGAGGTGGGCGTGGGCCTGATCCCCGGCGCGGGCGGCCTGACCTACATCGCGCGCCGCGCCGCCGAGATGGCCTCGGCCGGCAACGCCGGCGCGGACATCCTCACCTTCGTGAAGGATGGCTTCACGAGCGCCGCGATGGCCAAGGTGGGCACGAGCGCGATCGAGTCGCGCAAGCTGGGCTTCCTGCTCGACGACGATGTGATCGTGCCCAACAAGGACGAACTGCTGTACGTGGCGATCCAGCAGGCCAAGGCGATGTTCGAAAGCGGCTACCGCGCGCCGCTCAAGCGTCTGTTCCCGGTGGCCGGCCGTTCCGGTGTGGCGACGATCAAAGGGCAGCTGGTCAACATGCGCGACGGCGGCTTCATCAGCCAGCACGATTTCCACATCGCGAGCCTGATCGCCGACGTGGTGTGCGGCGGCGAGGTGGAGGCCGGCTCGCTGGTGAGCGAGGAGTACCTGATGGCGCTGGAGCGCAAGCACTTCTGCTCGCTGCTGAACCATCCCAAGACGCAGGAACGCATCATGGGCATGCTGCAGACCGGCAAGCCCGTCAGGAACTGA
- a CDS encoding acyl-CoA thioesterase gives MELVLRVLPLPADANANGDIFGGWIMAQVDLAGSVLPARIAKGRIATVSVNQFIFKQPVSIGDLLSFYARVERIGRTSITVHVEVYAERNPADLQVVKVTEANLTYVAIDREGKPREIPRS, from the coding sequence ATGGAACTCGTCCTGCGGGTCCTGCCCTTGCCTGCCGACGCCAATGCCAACGGCGACATCTTCGGCGGCTGGATCATGGCCCAGGTGGACCTGGCCGGCTCGGTGCTGCCAGCGCGCATCGCCAAGGGCCGGATCGCCACCGTTTCGGTCAACCAGTTCATTTTCAAGCAGCCGGTCTCCATCGGTGATCTGCTCTCGTTCTATGCCCGCGTCGAGCGGATCGGCCGCACGTCCATCACGGTGCACGTGGAGGTCTATGCCGAGCGCAATCCGGCGGACTTGCAGGTCGTCAAGGTCACCGAGGCCAATCTGACGTACGTCGCGATCGACCGCGAGGGCAAGCCCCGGGAGATTCCCCGCTCTTGA
- a CDS encoding glycosyltransferase family 4 protein translates to MRIAQVAPLFESVPPKAYGGTERVVSYLTEALVAMGHDVTLFASGDSITSAELVPIVERSLRLDPRHPDWLPWHTIMLDEVFRRAARFDVIHFHVDFLHYPMARRCPTPCLTTFHGRLDLPDLAPLHRHFADVPVVSISDHQRQPLPHARWMGTVYHGLPGGLYRFQPQPDDYFAFVGRISPEKRVDRAIEISKACGTRLRIAAKVDEADRRYFEQQIRPRLDDRLIEFVGEIDDRQKNEFIGRARALLFPIDWPEPFGLVMIEAFACGTPVIAFRCGSVPEVMVDGVTGFVVDTMEEAVAAARRVGQLERRRCREVFDTRFTAPVMAERYLDIYRQLRVEWPTRATPGAWAGTAWRDEGAWRPAGLGHTPQVA, encoded by the coding sequence ATGAGGATTGCGCAGGTCGCACCCTTGTTCGAAAGCGTGCCGCCGAAGGCGTACGGAGGCACCGAACGGGTCGTGTCCTACCTGACCGAAGCACTGGTCGCGATGGGCCACGACGTCACCCTGTTCGCCAGCGGGGATTCCATCACCTCGGCCGAGCTCGTCCCCATCGTGGAACGCAGCCTGCGACTGGACCCGCGACACCCCGATTGGCTGCCCTGGCACACCATCATGCTCGACGAGGTGTTCCGCCGGGCCGCCCGGTTCGACGTGATCCATTTCCACGTCGATTTCCTGCACTACCCGATGGCACGCCGCTGCCCGACCCCGTGCCTGACGACCTTCCACGGGCGCCTGGACCTGCCCGACCTCGCCCCGCTGCACCGGCATTTCGCCGACGTGCCGGTGGTCTCGATCTCGGACCATCAGCGCCAGCCGCTGCCGCACGCGCGCTGGATGGGCACGGTCTATCACGGCCTGCCCGGGGGCTTGTACCGCTTCCAGCCACAGCCGGACGACTACTTCGCGTTCGTCGGCCGCATCTCGCCGGAAAAGCGGGTGGACCGCGCGATCGAGATCTCCAAGGCCTGCGGCACCCGGCTGCGCATCGCCGCCAAGGTCGACGAGGCCGACCGCCGCTACTTCGAGCAGCAGATCCGCCCGAGGCTGGACGACCGGCTCATCGAGTTCGTCGGCGAGATCGATGACCGTCAGAAGAACGAGTTCATCGGCCGCGCCCGCGCGCTGCTGTTCCCCATCGACTGGCCCGAGCCCTTCGGCCTGGTCATGATCGAGGCTTTCGCGTGCGGCACACCGGTCATCGCCTTCCGCTGCGGCTCCGTGCCGGAGGTGATGGTCGACGGCGTGACCGGCTTCGTGGTGGACACGATGGAGGAGGCCGTCGCCGCCGCCCGACGGGTCGGCCAACTCGAGCGCCGGCGCTGCCGCGAAGTGTTCGACACGCGCTTCACCGCGCCGGTCATGGCCGAGCGCTATCTCGACATCTACCGACAGCTGCGGGTTGAATGGCCCACCCGCGCGACCCCTGGGGCGTGGGCGGGCACCGCCTGGCGGGATGAAGGCGCCTGGCGCCCGGCCGGCCTCGGCCACACGCCGCAGGTCGCCTGA
- a CDS encoding HNH endonuclease: MDVLQLDVSGRPQAWITPKEAAVLYASDGIAWTLGDPVVVLRGGMQRSSGRQSRIEVHPIVAVRGAVPSRAWRQTPALSNLKLFARDRHLCAYCGGQFTLEELTREHIVPTSRGGRDTWMNCITACRACNGRKGNRTPEEARMPLLYLPYVPNLHEDMILRGRRILVDQMEFLLASVPRTSRLHA, translated from the coding sequence GTGGATGTGCTGCAGCTCGACGTGTCCGGCCGACCGCAGGCCTGGATCACGCCCAAGGAAGCGGCCGTGCTGTATGCCAGCGACGGCATCGCCTGGACGCTGGGCGACCCGGTGGTGGTGCTGCGCGGCGGCATGCAGCGCTCGAGCGGCCGACAGTCGCGCATCGAGGTGCATCCCATCGTGGCGGTGCGCGGCGCGGTGCCGAGCCGGGCGTGGCGCCAGACGCCCGCGCTGTCCAACCTCAAGCTCTTTGCGCGCGACCGCCACCTGTGCGCCTATTGCGGCGGTCAGTTCACTCTGGAGGAACTGACGCGCGAACACATCGTGCCAACCTCTCGCGGCGGGCGCGACACCTGGATGAACTGCATCACGGCGTGCCGCGCGTGCAACGGCCGCAAGGGCAACCGCACTCCCGAGGAGGCTCGCATGCCGCTGCTGTACCTGCCCTACGTGCCGAACCTGCACGAGGACATGATCTTGCGGGGGCGCCGCATCCTGGTCGACCAGATGGAGTTCCTCCTCGCCAGCGTCCCGCGCACGAGCCGGCTGCACGCGTAG
- a CDS encoding acetyl-CoA C-acyltransferase, which translates to MSTKQVQEAYVVAATRTPIGKSGRGYFKNTRPDDLLVAAIQGALKQVPSLDPKAIEDAIVGCAMPEGEQGLNVARIAALLAGLPNTVGGVTVNRFCASGLTAVQMAADRIRVGEADVMIAAGTESMSMVPMSGNKPSMNPAIFTRDENIGIAYGMGLTAEKVAEQWKVSREAQDEFALQSHMKAIKAIEAGEFRDEITPVEVVERLPNLADGSVTVRTRTVDVDEGPRRDTTAEALAKLKPVFAAKGSVTAGNSSQTSDGAGCLILASERAIKQYGLEPLARFVSFAIKGVPPEIMGIGPIEAIPAALRYAGLTKDQLDWIELNEAFAAQSLAVLNTLDIDRSKVNPMGGAIALGHPLGATGAIRSATVVHALRRHNLKYGMVTMCVGTGQGAAGIFERV; encoded by the coding sequence ATGAGTACCAAACAAGTGCAAGAGGCCTACGTCGTCGCGGCGACGCGCACGCCCATCGGCAAGTCGGGCCGCGGCTACTTCAAGAACACCCGCCCGGACGATCTGCTGGTGGCGGCGATCCAAGGCGCGCTCAAGCAGGTGCCGAGCCTCGACCCGAAAGCGATCGAGGATGCGATCGTCGGCTGCGCGATGCCCGAGGGCGAGCAGGGCCTGAACGTCGCGCGCATCGCAGCGCTGCTGGCGGGCCTGCCCAACACCGTCGGCGGCGTGACGGTCAACCGCTTCTGCGCCTCGGGCCTGACAGCGGTGCAGATGGCGGCCGACCGCATCCGCGTCGGCGAGGCCGACGTGATGATCGCCGCCGGCACCGAGTCGATGAGCATGGTGCCGATGAGCGGCAACAAGCCCTCGATGAACCCGGCGATCTTCACGCGCGACGAGAACATCGGCATCGCCTACGGCATGGGCCTGACGGCCGAGAAGGTGGCCGAGCAGTGGAAGGTCTCGCGCGAGGCGCAGGACGAGTTCGCGCTGCAGTCGCATATGAAGGCGATCAAGGCGATCGAAGCCGGCGAGTTCCGCGACGAGATCACGCCGGTGGAAGTGGTCGAGCGCCTGCCGAACCTGGCGGACGGCTCGGTCACGGTGCGCACCCGCACGGTGGACGTGGACGAGGGGCCCCGGCGCGACACCACGGCCGAGGCGCTGGCCAAGCTCAAGCCGGTGTTCGCCGCCAAGGGCTCGGTGACGGCGGGCAACAGCTCGCAGACCTCCGATGGCGCGGGCTGCCTGATCCTCGCCTCCGAGCGCGCGATCAAGCAGTACGGCCTCGAGCCGCTCGCGCGTTTCGTCAGCTTCGCGATCAAGGGCGTGCCGCCGGAGATCATGGGCATCGGCCCGATCGAGGCGATTCCCGCCGCGCTGCGCTATGCGGGCCTGACGAAGGACCAGCTCGACTGGATCGAACTGAACGAAGCCTTCGCGGCGCAATCGCTGGCCGTGCTCAACACGCTCGACATCGACCGCAGCAAGGTCAACCCGATGGGCGGCGCGATCGCGCTGGGTCACCCGCTGGGCGCGACCGGCGCGATCCGCTCGGCCACGGTGGTCCATGCGCTGCGCCGCCACAACCTCAAGTACGGCATGGTGACGATGTGCGTCGGCACCGGCCAGGGGGCGGCGGGCATCTTCGAACGGGTGTGA
- a CDS encoding TetR/AcrR family transcriptional regulator produces MSATPQPKPARHLQKGQQTRAAILEAALRLASQVGLEGLSIGALAEVMGMSKSGVFAHFGSREELQISVIREYHAKFEEEVFFPAILEPRGLPRLRALFERWVRRVSVEIDSGCIYISGAVEFDDRPGPVRDALAEMVRAWHRAMGRAISISIEEGHLRPDTDPLQMLFEIHGLILALHHDARFLRSAGALDRARKGFESVIARHATDKAPPIRPPAAPVARKATSKSTSSR; encoded by the coding sequence GTGAGTGCCACTCCCCAACCCAAGCCCGCGCGACACCTGCAGAAGGGTCAGCAGACCCGTGCCGCCATCCTGGAGGCGGCGCTGCGGCTCGCCTCGCAGGTCGGACTGGAGGGCTTGTCCATCGGCGCGCTCGCCGAGGTCATGGGCATGAGCAAGTCGGGCGTGTTCGCCCACTTCGGCTCGCGCGAGGAACTCCAGATCTCCGTCATCCGTGAGTATCACGCGAAGTTCGAGGAAGAGGTGTTTTTCCCTGCCATCCTCGAGCCTCGCGGCCTGCCCCGGCTGCGCGCCTTGTTCGAGCGCTGGGTGCGGCGCGTCTCGGTCGAGATCGACTCCGGCTGCATCTACATCAGCGGGGCCGTCGAGTTCGACGACCGCCCCGGCCCCGTGCGCGATGCGCTGGCGGAGATGGTGCGCGCGTGGCATCGCGCGATGGGGCGCGCCATCAGCATTTCGATCGAAGAGGGGCATCTGCGCCCCGACACCGATCCCTTGCAGATGCTGTTCGAGATCCATGGCCTCATCCTGGCGCTGCACCACGACGCGCGCTTCTTGCGCTCCGCGGGAGCGCTCGACCGGGCTCGCAAGGGGTTCGAGTCGGTGATCGCGCGCCATGCCACGGACAAGGCCCCCCCGATCCGACCGCCTGCGGCCCCCGTGGCGCGCAAGGCCACGTCGAAATCCACCTCCTCCCGATAA
- a CDS encoding DUF2147 domain-containing protein, whose product MNKQSIALALVAFAAAAGAQETPVGLWKTIDDGTRKEKSLVRISESSGVLTGKVEKILDPEAKPDAVCEKCSDDRKNQPIVGLTIIRNVKKNGDDAALWDGGDILDPNNGKVYRVRMKPVDGGRRLEVRGYIGAPLLGRTQVWQRVE is encoded by the coding sequence ATGAACAAGCAGTCGATCGCGCTGGCGCTGGTGGCCTTTGCCGCCGCCGCGGGCGCACAGGAGACGCCCGTGGGACTGTGGAAGACCATCGACGACGGCACCAGGAAGGAGAAGTCGCTGGTGCGCATCAGCGAGTCCTCCGGCGTGCTGACGGGCAAGGTCGAGAAGATCCTCGATCCCGAGGCCAAGCCTGACGCCGTGTGCGAGAAGTGCTCCGACGACCGCAAGAACCAGCCTATCGTGGGCCTGACGATCATTCGCAATGTGAAGAAGAACGGGGACGATGCCGCGCTGTGGGACGGGGGCGACATCCTCGACCCGAACAACGGCAAGGTGTACCGCGTGCGCATGAAGCCGGTGGACGGCGGCCGGAGGCTGGAGGTGCGAGGATACATCGGCGCCCCGCTGCTCGGCCGCACGCAGGTGTGGCAACGGGTGGAATGA
- a CDS encoding enoyl-CoA hydratase has protein sequence MNIKTALLNGVQTIEIARPEKKNALTMAMYEAMAQALRSAQADSAVRAVLITGQPGIFTSGNDLEDFMQRPPQGLDSPVFQFMQALLACEKPVVVAVTGAAIGIGTTMLLHCDLVYAADDARFAMPFTSLGLVAEFASSLLVPLYAGHVKAAEKLLLGDPFGAEEAQEMRLVNAILPAAEVVNHARRVAERFTQLPPAAVRETKKLMRRAHAQLVQETIAVEGEIFGQRLRSPEAREAFQAFFEKRKPDFTKFQ, from the coding sequence ATGAACATCAAGACGGCGCTGCTCAACGGCGTGCAGACCATCGAGATCGCACGACCCGAGAAGAAGAACGCCCTGACGATGGCGATGTACGAGGCGATGGCGCAGGCGCTGCGCTCGGCGCAGGCCGACTCCGCGGTGCGCGCCGTCCTCATCACCGGGCAGCCCGGCATCTTCACCTCGGGCAATGACCTGGAAGACTTCATGCAGCGCCCGCCTCAAGGGCTCGACTCGCCGGTGTTCCAGTTCATGCAGGCGCTGCTGGCCTGCGAGAAGCCGGTGGTCGTGGCCGTGACGGGCGCGGCCATCGGCATCGGTACGACCATGCTGCTGCACTGCGACCTGGTCTATGCGGCCGACGACGCGCGGTTCGCGATGCCGTTCACCAGCCTGGGGCTGGTGGCCGAGTTCGCCTCCAGCCTGCTGGTGCCCCTGTATGCCGGCCATGTGAAGGCGGCCGAGAAGCTCTTGCTGGGCGACCCCTTCGGGGCGGAGGAGGCGCAGGAGATGCGGCTCGTCAATGCGATCCTGCCGGCCGCGGAGGTGGTGAACCACGCCCGCCGCGTGGCCGAGCGCTTCACGCAGCTGCCGCCGGCGGCCGTGCGCGAGACCAAGAAGCTCATGCGCCGCGCCCACGCGCAGTTGGTGCAGGAAACGATCGCGGTCGAGGGCGAGATCTTCGGCCAGCGCCTGCGCAGCCCCGAGGCGCGCGAGGCCTTCCAGGCCTTCTTCGAGAAGCGCAAGCCCGATTTCACGAAGTTCCAGTAG
- a CDS encoding acyl-CoA dehydrogenase C-terminal domain-containing protein yields MPQYTPPLRDMQFVLHEVLNVVDEFKQMPRHAEMDADTVNAVLEEGGKFAAQVVFPLNQVGDEEGCTLDKTTHEVRTPQGFKEAYKQYVEGGWPALSCDPEFGGQGLPVVVNQCFYEMLNSANQAWTMYPGLSHGAYECLHEHGTPEQKRLYLPKLTSGEWTGTMCLTEPHCGTDLGLLRTKAESQADGTYKITGQKIFISAGEHDLAENIVHLVLARLPDAPAGSKGISLFVVPKFLINADGSLGERNKIYCGGLEHKMGIHGNATCQMILDGAVGTLVGEPHRGLQAMFVMMNAARLGVGMQSLGLTEVAYQNAVAYAKDRLQMRSLSGPKAPDKPADPIIVHPDVRKMLLTARAYAEGGRALAIWTALQIDKELSSGDEQVRKDCADLVALVTPIVKAFLTDNGWIATSHCLQVFGGHGYIKEWGMEQYVRDARINMIYEGTNTIQSLDLLGRKILADNGAKLKKFGKMVQEFVEAEGVNEKMQEFVNPLADLGDKVTKLTTEIGMKAFGNPDEVGAAAVDYLRVCGHLVFAYFWARMAKVALEKLDSGDPFYKAKLATARFYFAKLLPETAGLIRSARAGLKPLMEMEEALF; encoded by the coding sequence ATGCCTCAATACACCCCGCCGCTGCGCGACATGCAGTTCGTCCTGCACGAAGTGCTCAACGTCGTCGACGAGTTCAAGCAAATGCCCCGGCACGCCGAGATGGACGCCGACACCGTCAACGCGGTGCTGGAGGAAGGCGGCAAGTTCGCGGCCCAGGTGGTGTTCCCGCTCAACCAGGTGGGCGACGAGGAAGGCTGCACGCTGGACAAGACCACGCACGAGGTGCGCACGCCCCAGGGCTTCAAAGAGGCCTACAAGCAGTATGTGGAGGGCGGTTGGCCGGCGCTGTCGTGCGACCCGGAGTTCGGCGGCCAGGGCCTGCCGGTGGTGGTCAACCAGTGCTTCTACGAGATGCTCAACTCGGCCAACCAGGCGTGGACGATGTACCCCGGCCTGTCGCACGGCGCGTACGAGTGCCTGCACGAGCACGGCACGCCTGAGCAGAAGCGCCTGTACCTGCCCAAGCTCACGAGCGGCGAGTGGACGGGCACCATGTGCCTGACCGAGCCGCACTGCGGCACCGACCTGGGCCTGCTGCGCACCAAGGCCGAGTCGCAGGCCGATGGCACCTACAAGATCACCGGCCAGAAGATCTTCATCTCGGCCGGCGAGCACGACCTGGCCGAGAACATCGTCCACCTGGTGCTGGCCCGTCTGCCCGACGCGCCGGCCGGCAGCAAGGGCATCTCGCTGTTCGTCGTGCCCAAGTTCCTCATCAACGCCGACGGCTCGCTCGGCGAGCGCAACAAGATCTACTGCGGCGGCCTGGAGCACAAGATGGGCATCCACGGCAACGCCACTTGCCAGATGATCCTCGACGGCGCGGTCGGCACGCTGGTGGGCGAGCCCCACCGCGGCCTGCAGGCGATGTTCGTGATGATGAACGCCGCGCGCCTGGGCGTGGGCATGCAGTCGCTCGGCCTGACCGAAGTGGCCTACCAGAACGCCGTGGCCTACGCGAAGGACCGCCTGCAGATGCGCTCGCTCTCCGGCCCCAAGGCGCCGGACAAGCCCGCCGACCCGATCATCGTGCACCCCGACGTGCGCAAGATGCTGTTGACCGCCCGCGCGTATGCCGAGGGCGGCCGGGCGCTGGCGATCTGGACGGCGCTGCAGATCGACAAGGAGTTGTCCAGCGGTGACGAGCAGGTGCGCAAGGACTGCGCCGATCTCGTCGCCTTGGTCACGCCCATCGTCAAGGCCTTCCTGACCGACAACGGTTGGATCGCCACCTCGCACTGCCTGCAGGTGTTCGGCGGCCACGGCTACATCAAGGAATGGGGCATGGAGCAGTACGTGCGCGATGCCCGCATCAACATGATCTACGAGGGCACCAACACGATCCAGTCGCTGGACCTGTTGGGCCGCAAGATCCTGGCCGACAACGGCGCCAAGCTGAAGAAGTTCGGCAAGATGGTGCAGGAGTTCGTCGAGGCCGAAGGCGTCAACGAGAAGATGCAGGAGTTCGTCAACCCGCTGGCGGACCTCGGCGACAAGGTGACCAAGCTCACCACCGAGATCGGCATGAAAGCCTTCGGCAACCCCGACGAGGTCGGCGCCGCGGCGGTCGATTACTTGCGCGTGTGCGGGCACCTCGTCTTCGCCTACTTCTGGGCCCGCATGGCCAAGGTCGCGCTCGAGAAGCTCGATTCCGGCGATCCGTTCTACAAGGCCAAGCTGGCCACCGCGCGCTTCTACTTCGCCAAGCTGCTGCCCGAGACGGCCGGATTGATCCGCTCCGCCCGCGCGGGTCTCAAGCCGCTGATGGAGATGGAAGAGGCCTTGTTCTGA